A genomic region of Methyloceanibacter stevinii contains the following coding sequences:
- a CDS encoding DUF502 domain-containing protein, with the protein MAITIYVVWWFINLVDGWVKPLIPNSYLPDNFLPFNVPGVGLVFGIVGLMLIGALAANLFGRTIVSYGVILLDRMPVVRGVYRLLKQIFTTVFSKQGTSFKRVGLIEFPRKGLYVIVFVSGDPPGEIKDKLDNDELMTVFMPNAPNPTTGFVMFMPAKDVILLDMAIDDGAKLVISAGLVAPKQSKLKQLAEQAKKKQATPTVVPPKEEEPAA; encoded by the coding sequence GTGGCGATCACCATCTATGTGGTGTGGTGGTTCATCAACCTGGTCGACGGCTGGGTGAAGCCGCTCATTCCGAACTCCTACCTGCCGGACAACTTCCTGCCCTTCAACGTGCCGGGTGTCGGCCTAGTCTTCGGCATCGTCGGGCTAATGCTCATCGGTGCGCTGGCCGCGAACCTGTTCGGCCGGACCATCGTGAGCTACGGCGTCATCCTGCTCGACCGCATGCCGGTGGTACGCGGCGTGTACCGTCTCTTGAAGCAGATCTTCACCACGGTCTTTTCGAAGCAGGGGACGTCGTTCAAGCGCGTGGGGCTCATCGAGTTTCCACGGAAGGGCCTCTATGTGATCGTTTTCGTCTCCGGCGATCCGCCGGGTGAGATCAAGGACAAGCTCGACAACGACGAGCTCATGACCGTGTTCATGCCGAACGCGCCGAACCCCACGACGGGCTTCGTGATGTTCATGCCTGCGAAAGACGTGATCCTGCTCGACATGGCCATCGACGACGGCGCCAAGCTCGTCATCTCCGCCGGCCTTGTGGCGCCGAAGCAGAGCAAGCTGAAGCAGCTTGCCGAGCAGGCGAAGAAGAAGCAGGCGACGCCGACGGTCGTTCCGCCGAAAGAAGAAGAGCCCGCCGCGTAG